One genomic region from Vespa crabro chromosome 16, iyVesCrab1.2, whole genome shotgun sequence encodes:
- the LOC124429688 gene encoding uncharacterized protein LOC124429688, with the protein MLFMVKICAAVLGCDCGGAITNITTLSLLDTKDHDAPTETPNSIMASHVSVVQNGKRVYMLDMSWESYKAVLNTAILGITSTLQISGLNINTTEHRIDTLTGSIFTVGRIYLYWNAIRRPIWHFGRHSNARIFDDQPRRILCTVKINDNDVILRQGTKCAFMEGTCITDEKGNAFWKTDSACNFEHFNVLYEGLATKLTVLRKAEVFYTLTTHDVKLALEIIYAVTHY; encoded by the exons ATGCTATTTATGGTCAAAATCTGTGCCGCTGTCTTGGGGTGCGACTGCGGAGGAGCGATCACCAATATTACAACATTATCATTGTTGGACACTAAGGATCATGACGCACCTACCGAAACGCCGAATTCTAT AATGGCATCACACGTGTCCGTCGTCCAGAACGGGAAAAGAGTATATATGTTGGACATGTCCTGGGAATCGTATAAGGCCGTGTTAAACACAGCAATCTTAGGCATAACTTCCACACTTCAAATATCGGGGTTAAATATCAACACTACAGAACATCGAATTGATACGTTGACAGGATCTATATTCACGGTTGGCCGGATTTATTTGTACTGGAACGCAATACGCCGTCCCATATGGCACTTTGGACGACATAGTAATGCAAGGATCTTTGATGATCAACCTAGAAGAATACTTTGCACGgtaaaaatcaatgataatgacgtaATTCTCCGACAAGGAACTAAATGCGCCTTCATGGAAGGTACTTGTATCACAGATGAGAAGGGTAATGCATTCTGGAAAACTGATTCAGCCTGTAACTTCGAGCATTTCAATGTGCTATATGAGGGCTTAGCAACAAAATTGACAGTTTTAAGAAAGGCAGAAGTATTCTATACGTTGACTACGCATGACGTCAAGCTCGCactagaaattatttatgcggttacacattattaa